GCTGCCGTCATGAAACGGTTGGCGCGATCGAGGTCGGCCGTTTCCGTTTCTCGCATCGAGGCCACCCCCTTCAATTGGAAGCTCACGTAATCCGAGGGGCTGACGAAGGTGGCGGCGATGCGCCCGGTCTGCCGGATGCAGGGCTCGAGACGCGGCCACTGCCAGTCGGAAAAAAAGACGTCGATCGTCTCGCGGTCTTCGAGGAGCTGGAAGCCCACGCCGCGTCCCGCGGAGGGGCGGCCCGTCTCGTCGGCGACAGCAATGATGCACATCAGCGGCCGATTGAAAAAGTCGAGGAGCCTGTCGTCGAGCTTCACTGTCGTTCCCCGTAGCGTGTCCTTGGCCTTCTTAGCAAACTTTTAGGATATTAGGGACGCCTTGCATATTCATTTAGGAACGCCGGTTTTTGCGGTGCGCTATAGAGGGGTCGTACCGGCTGGACGGCCTGGAAATCCACCAATCAGCGCTCTTGGACGGCCCCTGCGCCATCCGGGCGAAACATATCGACTTCGCCCCGAACGTCGCGGCGGAGACGGGATTTCTGCGTCCTTCGGCATGAGCGAAAGCATCGAGGATGCATCCGAACCTGGAGAGAGAAATGAAGAAGTTCACCTATGCGGCGGTCACTCCGCCGGGACATGGGACGCCGGCGCTGGCGTTCGGCAAACACGTCGTCCGCATGACGGCAACCAATACGGGCGGTTCGCTCGGCATGTTCGAGGCCCATGTTCCAGCCGGCGAAGGCCCGCCGCTTCATGTGCACGAGCGGGAGGACGAGTTGATCCGCGTCCTTGCCGGCCGCTTCGGCTTCTGGTGCGCCGGCGACTATGTCGAACTCACCGACGGCGGCTGCATCGCGTTGCCGCGTGGCGTGCCACACCGCTTCCGCAATATCGGGAAAGCAGAAGGCCACCTGATGGTCGTGGTCACGCCAGGCGGGTTTGAAGACTTCTTTTCCATCGTCGAACTCTCCAGGCCCGAAACACCGGAGCAGATCGCCTCTGTCGCCAAGGGTTTCGGCCTGACCTTTCTGCCTGACGACGACCGTCAGGTCGCCTGAACCAACCCGAAACACGCACCGCAAACGCAGCAACGGTCCATCGAAAGGAGACCGAAGGATGACACACGTGCCTTCGAATGAAGACGAAATGACACTGACCGCAGCACAGCTCGAGGCCTACCTCGTCCGGATCGGAGTGGAGCATCCGGATTGCCTCGATATTCGCAGCCTGTCGCAACTGCATCGCGCCCATCTCATGAATTTCACCTGGGAGGCACTGGATGCCTTCATGGGATGGCCCTCCGCCATCAGCCCGACCGCGGCTTTCGCCAAGATGGTCGAGGGCCGGCGCGGCGGCTGGTGCTACGAGATGAATGGCCTCTTCGGTGCGGCCCTGGCCGCCCTCGGCTTCCGCGTGACCCGCCTTTGCGGCGGCGTCGAGCGGGAAAAGCTCGGCGACATCGCCATCGGCAATCATCTCACCCTGCGCGTCGATCTCGACCGTCCCTGTCTTGCTGAGGTCGGCGTGGCGGACGCCATCGTCGAGCCGGTGCCGCTTGCCCTCGGGCCGTTCAGCCAGCGCGGCTTCGATTTTTCGATCATACCGGCGGATGGTGGTTGGCTGCGCTTCAACAACCACGCACACGGCATCGCCAAGAGCTTCGATTTCCGGCCCGACCATAGCGACGAGGCGGCCATGGCCGCAACGCAAGGCTGGCTGATGCAGGATCCGGGCTCGCCGTTCACCAATGCACTTGCGGTCCTGCGGCACACGGCGGACGGCTATGTCGCCCTGCAGAATGACCGCCTGCGCCGCGTGTCGGCGGAAGGCCTCAGCGAACAGCGCATCACCAACGCAGACCAACTCGCCGACATATTCAACCGCGTGTTCGACCTCGACGTCCCCCGGCCCGGACGCGTCTGGGAGCGTGTCCAGGCGATCGGCCGCGACAGGGCCGCTTGAGCCCGCGCCATCATTCCGCAATCAAGGAAACATCCATGCTTCGCATTATTGCTTTCTCGTTCGCTCTTGCCACCGGCACCGTCGCTCTTGCCGCCGCCAGCGACCCGGCGCCCGCCGGCGCCTACAAGACCGACCCTTCGCATTCGAGTTTCAACTGGTCGTTCAGCCATTCCGGCCTTTCCCACTACACTGCACGCTTCACCAGGGTCGACGCGCGGCTCGACTGGAAGCCGGACCGGCCGGATACCTCCACCCTCTCCGTCACGATCGATCCGCTATCGGTCCGCACCGACTATCCCTGGCCGGAAAAAGTGGACTTCGATGCCGAGATCGGCGGTGAGGACACGTTCCTCGCCGCCCGGCCGATAACCTTCGTCTCCAGGGCGGTCCGTATCACGGGCAAAAAGACCGGCACCGTCGAAGGTCTTCTCACCTTCCGCGGCGAGACGCACCCGGCAACACTCGACGTCACCTTCAACGGCTCGATGGCCGAGCATCCGATGATGGGTGTCCCGAAGATCGGCTTCTCGGCAACCGGCAGTATCCGCCGCAGTGAATGGGGGCTGGATTTCGCGATCCCCGAACTCGGCGACGAGGTCACCTTCGCCATCGAAACCCAGATGGTTCCGGCCGATTATTCGTTCCGGTGAAAAATGTGCGGCAGGTTCGCATTGACCGCGATGGGCCGCAGTCATGTCCGCCTTACGAAAGAAGTACCCAGCACGCTGCACCGCCATCCATCTGAAACGACGCATGGCGGTGCAGATTTCCGTTATCGCTGCGCGACAGGGCGCACCAGGGGCGTCACACGGCGGATGGTCACGCGGCGGTTCTCCTCTTCGGGCTCCTGCGTGCTGATCTTCAGGAAGCGCTCGCCATAGCCTTGCGTCACCAGGTTTTCCGCCGGAATGCCGTAGACTTCCGTCAGGAGGACCGCGACGGACTCGGCACGCTCGTCGGAGAGGACCAGGTTCGAGCGGTCGGAACCGACAGCGTCCGTGTGCCCCTCGATGAAGAAGGTTTCACCGGGATCCTTGCCGAGTACCTTCTGCATGGCGTCGGCCACCGTCCGCAATGTCTTTGCCTGCGACATCGACACTTCGGCACTGCCGGTCTCGAAATGGATCGTGTCGAGATCGATGCGCCGAACCTTGTCACGGAGACGGGCCGAATTGCGGACCTCATCGATGGTATAGACACGCTCCACGCGCTCGACCGGCGGTTCGGACAGGAACTCGTAGTAATCCCGATCCGGCTCCTGCGAGTAGTCGACGATGTAGTCATCGACCGGGATCGTCAGGCGCATCGGCGGCAGGTCATAGCCGACGTCGACGATCGCCGGGCGCCTTTCGTCTTGATAGTCCGGTGCGTACATCAGCACATATTCGTTGCCGTCGCCGTCGACGCGTGAACGCTGCAACACGTCGCCGTACCGGTCATAGACGGTGACGATCCGGTAACCGCCCGGACGCACGATCGTCTCACGAACGCGACCGCGCGGAAGCTCGTCGTAGTACGCCTCCTGCGCGTCGTGGCGCAGGCGCGGACGATCATCGCCACGCACGAAGATCTGGTCGCCGACGCCAAGGACGACGCGATCGTCGAGCCGCTCGACCACGTGCACGTCGGTCACATCATTGTTCGTGGTGTTGTTGACCGTCGTGTTGTTGATCACCGTGTTGTTGATGACGGTGTTGTTGACGATGTTTGTCGTGTCCGGAACCGCGAAGGCTGGCGCCGCGTCGACGCGTCGGCCTTCCTCCTTGATCCCGGCCTCGATCCTCTGCGGAACCGCCTGCCGCACGTCGGCCGGTATTTCGGCCTGGGCCGCGGCGTCATCCGTCGGCGGCGCCACGTTCTTTTCCTGGACGCGCAATTCTTCGCGCTGCTTGCGCCGAGCCTCGCGCCCCTGGTCGCCACCGGACTTGTCGGCGTCCTTGTCACTGTCGAGCACAGCCGCGCCGTTATCGACCGGAAGCACGACGGTTTCGTCGGTCGCGGCCGGATCCTGGGCGATCTTGCGCTTTTCTTCCTTCGTTCGCTTGTCGACGACGACCGGAGCAGGCTTGGCCTGAGGTTCCTCACCCTGGCGCTGCTCGGCCGTTGCGGGCTGTTCGGAGCCTGGAACCGGCTGCTGCTCACCCTCACCTGTCTGTGGCGTCGGCTGCTCGGCGGACGGTACGGCATTCTTTTCCAGGGCTTTCTGCTCTTCCTGCTGTCCCTCGGCTTGCTGCTTGCGCTTCTTGGGTACCGGTACCTGCTGCTGCTCGGCGTTCTGCGGCGTGCCCTCCTCTGTGGCGGGCTGCTGACCCTCCGCCTGCTGTTTACGCTTCTTGGGCGTGGTCACCTGCTGTTCCTCGGTCTGCTGCGGGGTGCTGTCCTCCGGAGTGGGTTGCTGCCCTTCTGCCTGCTGCTTGCGCTTCTTGGACGCGGGCGCCTGCTGTCCCTCAGCCTGCTGCGGGGTCTCTCCCTCTACGGCGGGCTGTTGTTCCTGAGCTTGCTGCTTGCGCTTCTTGCGCTCGGGCGCCTGTTGTTCCTCAGCCTGCCGCGGAGCCGCCTCATCTACCGCGGGCTGCTGTTCCTCAGCCTGCTGCTTGCGCTTCTTGCGCTCGGGCGCCTGCTGTTCCTCAGCCTGCCGCGGAGCCCCCTCATCTACCGCGGGCTGCTGTTCCTCAGCCTGCTGCTTGTGCTTCTTGCGCTGAGGCGCCTGTTGCTCTTCGGCCTGTCGCGGCGCGCCCTCCTCTGCACCAGGCTGCTGTTGTTCGGCCTGCTGCTTGCGCTTCTTACGCTCGGGCGCCTGTTGTTCTTCAGCCTGCCGCGGTGCGCTTTCCTCGGAACCGGGCTGCTGCTCTTCAGCCTGTTGCTTGCGCTTCTTGCGCGACGGCTCTTCTGCCTGGCGCTGCGGCGCCTCGGCCTGCGGTTGCTGTTGTTCTGTCTGGCCTTCCTCGGCGGCCTTCTGCTTCTTGTGCTTCTTGAGCAGCAGCAAATCCTCGGGCGACTGCTGGTCGGACCCTTCCTGCGCGACCTGGAACGGTGCCATCAGGCTCTCGGCCAGCGCCGGCTGAACCACGAATGATACGGCAAAGACTGGCAGGGCCACCGTTGCGAAAAGTTTGGAAGGTATCGACATGTTCTATATTCCTCTTATTGGGAGGCCCCCGCGCCAGTTGCGCTTGTCACCGGCATCATGCCGGCCGAGCGGTGCGCCTTCACGCGCGCCACAAGGGGGCCATGACCCGCGGCTCCGACTTTTTTGTGTCAGTCAAAGGCTAGTCCAAACGCCGCAGCTACCGATCGGTTCCGCTTGCAGGCCTATTCAGAAACTGCCGACCGCAGGTCGCGCGCCATTTGTATCGATCCGAAAGGCGAAAATGCGGAGTCCGCGGGCGGGCGCACGAACGGCTCGCT
The nucleotide sequence above comes from Ensifer adhaerens. Encoded proteins:
- a CDS encoding OmpA family protein, encoding MSIPSKLFATVALPVFAVSFVVQPALAESLMAPFQVAQEGSDQQSPEDLLLLKKHKKQKAAEEGQTEQQQPQAEAPQRQAEEPSRKKRKQQAEEQQPGSEESAPRQAEEQQAPERKKRKQQAEQQQPGAEEGAPRQAEEQQAPQRKKHKQQAEEQQPAVDEGAPRQAEEQQAPERKKRKQQAEEQQPAVDEAAPRQAEEQQAPERKKRKQQAQEQQPAVEGETPQQAEGQQAPASKKRKQQAEGQQPTPEDSTPQQTEEQQVTTPKKRKQQAEGQQPATEEGTPQNAEQQQVPVPKKRKQQAEGQQEEQKALEKNAVPSAEQPTPQTGEGEQQPVPGSEQPATAEQRQGEEPQAKPAPVVVDKRTKEEKRKIAQDPAATDETVVLPVDNGAAVLDSDKDADKSGGDQGREARRKQREELRVQEKNVAPPTDDAAAQAEIPADVRQAVPQRIEAGIKEEGRRVDAAPAFAVPDTTNIVNNTVINNTVINNTTVNNTTNNDVTDVHVVERLDDRVVLGVGDQIFVRGDDRPRLRHDAQEAYYDELPRGRVRETIVRPGGYRIVTVYDRYGDVLQRSRVDGDGNEYVLMYAPDYQDERRPAIVDVGYDLPPMRLTIPVDDYIVDYSQEPDRDYYEFLSEPPVERVERVYTIDEVRNSARLRDKVRRIDLDTIHFETGSAEVSMSQAKTLRTVADAMQKVLGKDPGETFFIEGHTDAVGSDRSNLVLSDERAESVAVLLTEVYGIPAENLVTQGYGERFLKISTQEPEEENRRVTIRRVTPLVRPVAQR
- a CDS encoding arylamine N-acetyltransferase family protein, translating into MTHVPSNEDEMTLTAAQLEAYLVRIGVEHPDCLDIRSLSQLHRAHLMNFTWEALDAFMGWPSAISPTAAFAKMVEGRRGGWCYEMNGLFGAALAALGFRVTRLCGGVEREKLGDIAIGNHLTLRVDLDRPCLAEVGVADAIVEPVPLALGPFSQRGFDFSIIPADGGWLRFNNHAHGIAKSFDFRPDHSDEAAMAATQGWLMQDPGSPFTNALAVLRHTADGYVALQNDRLRRVSAEGLSEQRITNADQLADIFNRVFDLDVPRPGRVWERVQAIGRDRAA
- a CDS encoding YceI family protein; translated protein: MLRIIAFSFALATGTVALAAASDPAPAGAYKTDPSHSSFNWSFSHSGLSHYTARFTRVDARLDWKPDRPDTSTLSVTIDPLSVRTDYPWPEKVDFDAEIGGEDTFLAARPITFVSRAVRITGKKTGTVEGLLTFRGETHPATLDVTFNGSMAEHPMMGVPKIGFSATGSIRRSEWGLDFAIPELGDEVTFAIETQMVPADYSFR
- a CDS encoding cupin domain-containing protein translates to MKKFTYAAVTPPGHGTPALAFGKHVVRMTATNTGGSLGMFEAHVPAGEGPPLHVHEREDELIRVLAGRFGFWCAGDYVELTDGGCIALPRGVPHRFRNIGKAEGHLMVVVTPGGFEDFFSIVELSRPETPEQIASVAKGFGLTFLPDDDRQVA
- a CDS encoding pyridoxamine 5'-phosphate oxidase family protein, whose amino-acid sequence is MKLDDRLLDFFNRPLMCIIAVADETGRPSAGRGVGFQLLEDRETIDVFFSDWQWPRLEPCIRQTGRIAATFVSPSDYVSFQLKGVASMRETETADLDRANRFMTAATDELESLGVPRDLIAPWLTARETRVARLAISEIYVQTPGPLAGMLAGARSQ